The following are encoded together in the Anoplopoma fimbria isolate UVic2021 breed Golden Eagle Sablefish chromosome 9, Afim_UVic_2022, whole genome shotgun sequence genome:
- the LOC129095580 gene encoding E3 ubiquitin-protein ligase TRIM21-like → MSAVSCLLSEDQFRCSICLDVFTDPVSTPCGHNFCKKCITEHWNTCHKCQCPLCNEAFTTRPYLKVNTLFSEMVFQFRQSAQQKASGSGQQVAKPGEVPCDVCTGTKLKALKSCLVCLVSYCETHLEPHLTASGLKKHQLIDPQGNLEDRMCTKHDKPLELFCKTDQTCVCTHCPALDHKMHEFVPLKEEFEEKKAELGKTEAEIQQMIQRRQLKIQVFKQTVKRIKENAHMEVAESVRAFTSLKKSVDKGLNELIKTIEEEQKTTQKQAEAFIRELEHEISELKRRSAEVELVSLSKDHVHLLQSFPYLNAAPPTKDWTDVVVHPPSYEGTVVKALHQLEKKLSEEMKKLFAEAELKRVQKYAVDVTLDPDTANPKLILSDDGKHVKHGDVKKNLPDNPERFSHYNFVLGKQSVSSGRFYFEVQVKGKPKWNLGVASKSVHRKGLITMTPEYGYWSIWLRNGNEYKAFACPSLRLFLKSRPQKVGVFVDYEEGLVSFFDVDTAALIYSFTGCAFTEKLFPFLSPCRNDDGQNTAPLIICPVNQTV, encoded by the coding sequence ATGTCTGCTGTCAGCTGTTTGCTATCTGAAGATCAGTTTCGATGCTCCATttgtctggatgtgttcacCGATCCAGTCAGCAcaccatgtggacacaacttctgcaaAAAATGCATCACTGAACACTGGAATACTTGTCACAAGTGCCAGTGTCCCTTGTGTAATGAGGCTTTTACCACAAGACCCTATTTGAAGGTCAACACTTTGTTCTCTGAGATGGTTTTtcagttcagacagtcagctcaacagaaagCCAGCGGCTCAGGCCAACAGGTTGCAAAACCAggagaagttccctgtgacgtctgcactggaaccaaactgaaggccctgaagtcctgcctggtgtgtctggtctcctactgtgagactcacctggagcctcatctGACAGCTTCAGGTCTGAAGAAACATCAGCTGATCGACCCACAGGGGAATCTGGAAGACAGGATGTGTACGAAGCACGATAAACCTCTGGAGCTGTTCTGCAAGACCGACCAGACATGTGTCTGCACACACTGTCCTGCTTTGGACCACAAAATGCATGagtttgttcctctgaaagaagaatTTGAAGAAAAGAAGGCAGAGTTGGGGAAGACAGAGGCTGAAATTCAGCAGATGATCCAGAGGAGACAACTGAAGATTCAGGTGTTTAAACAGACAGTGAAGCGTATTAAGGAAAATGCCCACATGGAGGTAGCAGAAAGTGTCCGGGCCTTCACTTCTCTGAAGAAGTCCGTCGATAAAGGCCTGAACGAGCTCATCAAAACGATAGAAGAGGAGCAGAAAACGACACAGAAACAGGCCGAAGCTTTCATCAGAGAGCTGGAACACGAAATctctgagctgaagaggaggagcgcTGAGGTGGAGCTGGTCTCACTCTCCAAAGACCACGTTCACCTCCTTCAAAGCTTCCCGTACCTGAATGCTGCTCCACCCACCAAGGACTGGACAGACGTCGTGGTCCATCCACCGTCATATGAGGGGACCGTGGTGAAGGCTTTGCATCAGCTGGAGAAGAAACTCagtgaagagatgaagaagcTGTTCGCTGAGGCTGAGCTGAAGAGGGTCCAGAAGTATGCGGTGGATGTGACTCTTGATCCTGATACAGCTAATCCTaaactcatcctgtctgatgatggGAAACACGTGAAACATGGTGATGTGAAGAAGAATCTCCCAGACAACCCAGAGAGATTTTCTcattataattttgttttagGAAAGCAGAGTGTCTCCTCAGGCAGATTTTACTTTGAGGTTCAGGTTAAAGGGAAGCCTAAATGGAATTTAGGTGTAGCCAGTAAGTCGGTCCACAGGAAGGGCTTAATCACAATGACACCTGAATACGGTTACTGGTCCATATGGTTGAGAAATGGAAATGAGTACAAAGCTTTTGCTTGCCCATCACTCCGTCTCTTTCTGAAGTCTCGGCCTCagaaggtgggggtgtttgtggattacgaggagggtctggtctccttttTTGACGTAGATACTGCAGCTCTTATCTACTCCTTCACTGGCTGCGccttcactgagaaactctTCCCATTTCTCAGTCCCTGTAGGAACGACGACGGTCAGAACACCGCCCCTCTGATCATCtgtcctgtcaatcaaactgtcTGA
- the LOC129095577 gene encoding E3 ubiquitin-protein ligase TRIM21-like translates to MFVYRNITLYSSGLFSTTDPNTDMSAASNLLSEDQFLCSICLDVFTDPVTIPCGHNFCKNCITEHWKTSDRCLCPLCKEVFNTRPVLRVNTFISEMVVQFRQSAQQKTSSSEQQVAKPGEVPCDVCTGTKLKALKSCLVCLVSYCETHLEPHLTMTGLKRHQLIDPVENLEARMCTKHDKPLELFCKTDQTCVCMLCSVLDHKMHEFVPLKEEYEGKKVELEKTEAEIQQMIMKRRLKIQEIKHSVDLSEEDADREKAEGVQVFTALKESVERRLNELIKTIEEKQKTTKKQAEDVIRELEQEISDLMKRSTEVEKLSLSEDHLHLLQSFSSLNIHHPSPTKDWTKVSVPPASYEGNVVKAVVHLEESLSEEMKKLVEAELKRVQKYAVDVTLDPDTAHPELILSDDGKQVHHGDVKKKLPNNPERFSDCNCVLGKQSFSSGRFYFEIEVKGKTEWDLGVVRESINRKGDITLSPEDGYWAIWLRNGNEYEALDDRSVLLSLKSRPQKVGVFVDYEEGLVSFYDVDAAALIYSFTDCSFTEKLFPYFCPSLYYGGKNSAPLIICPVSQTA, encoded by the exons ATGTTTGTCTACAGAAATATTACACTTTATTCTTCAGGACTTTTCTCAACAACTGACCCAAATACTG ATATGTCTGCTGCCAGCAATCTGTTGTCtgaagatcagtttctgtgctccatctgtctggatgtgttcactgatccagtcaccataccatgtggacacaacttctgcaaAAACTGCATCACTGAACACTGGAAAACTAGTGACAGATGCCTGTGTCCCTTGTGTAAAGAGGTTTTCAACACAAGACCGGTTTTGAGGGTCAACACTTTCATCTCTGAGATGGTTGTtcagttcagacagtcagctcaacagaaaACCAGCAGCTCAGAGCAACAGGTTGCAAAACCAggagaagttccctgtgacgtctgcactggaaccaaactgaaggccctgaagtcctgcctggtgtgtctggtctcctactgtgagactcacctggagcctcatctGACAATGACAGGCCTGAAGagacatcagctgatcgacCCTGTGGAGAACCTTGAAGCCAGGATGTGTACGAAGCACGATAAACCTCtggagctgttctgtaagaccgaccagacatgtgtctgcatgctctgcagtgttttagaCCACAAGATGCACGagtttgttcctctgaaagaagaatatgaaggaaagaaggtCGAGCTGGAGAAGACAGAGGCTGAAATTCAGCAGATGATAATGAAGAGACGACTGAAGATTCAGGAGATCAAACACTCAGTCGacctcagtgaggaagatgcagacagagagaaagcagaaggTGTTCAGGTCTTCACTGCTCTGAAGGAGTCTGTTGAGAGAAGACTGAATGAACTCATCAAAACGAtagaagagaagcagaaaacGACAAAGAAACAGGCTGAAGACGTCATCAGagagctggaacaggaaatctCTGATCTGATGAAGAGAAGCACTGAGGTGGAgaagctctccctctctgaagaccacctccaccttctccaaAGCTTCTCATCCTTAAACATCCACCATCCATCACCCACCAAGGACTGGACAAAGGTCAGTGTTCCTCCAGCATCATATGAGGGGAATGTGGTGAAAGCTGTGGTTCATCTGGAGGAGTCACTCagtgaagagatgaagaagcTGGTTGAAGCTGAGCTGAAGAGGGTCCAGAAGTACGCAGTGGATGTGACTCTTGATCCTGATACAGCTCATCCTgaactcatcctgtctgatgatggGAAACAAGTGCATCATGGTGATGTGAAGAAGAAACTCCCAAACAACCCAGAGAGATTTTCTGATTGtaattgtgttttaggaaagcaGAGTTTCTCTTCTGGCAGATTTTACTTTGAGATTGAAGTCAAAGGAAAGACTGAGTGGGATTTAGGAGTGGTCAGAGAGTCGATCAACAGGAAGGGAGACATCACACTGAGCCCTGAAGATGGTTACTGGGCTATATGGTTGAGAAATGGAAATGAGTATGAAGCTCTTGATGACCGCTCAGTTCTTCTCTCCCTGAAGTCTCGGCCTCagaaggtgggggtgtttgtggattacgaggagggtctggtctccttttatgacgtagatgctgcagctcttatctaCTCCTTCACTGACTGCTccttcactgagaaactctTCCCTTACTTCTGCCCCTCTCTTTATTATGGTGGTAAAAACTCTGCACCTCTGATCATCTGTCCTGTCAGTCAAACTGCCTGA
- the LOC129095579 gene encoding E3 ubiquitin-protein ligase TRIM21-like — protein sequence MSAASNLLSEDQFLCSICLDVFTDPVTIPCGHNFCKNCITEHWNTSDRCLCPLCKEVFNTRPVLRVNTLFSEMVVQFRQSAQQKASSSDQQVAKPGEVPCDVCTGTKLKALKSCLVCLVSYCETHLEPHLTMTGLKRHQLIDPVENLEDRMCTKHDKPLELFCKTDQTCVCMLCSVLDHKMHEFVPLKEEYEGKKVELEKTEAEIQQMIMKRRLKIQEIKHSVDLSEEDADREKAEGVQVFTALKESVERRLNELIKTIEEKQKTTKKQAEDVIRELEQEISDLMKRSTEVEKLSLSEDHLHLLQSFPSLNFHHPSPTKDWTKVSVPPASYEGNVVKAVVQLEETLSEEMKKLVVEAELKRVQKYAVDVTLDPDTAHPKLILSDDGKQVHHGDVKKKLPNNPERFSDCNCVLGKQSFSSGRFYFEIEVKGKTEWDLGVARESINRKGQITLSPEDGYWAIWLRNGNEYEALDDPSVLLSLKSRPQKVGVFVDYEEGLVSFYDVDAAALIYSFTDCSFTEKLFPYFCPCYNDGGKNSAPLIICPVNQTA from the coding sequence ATGTCTGCTGCCAGCAATCTGTTGTCtgaagatcagtttctgtgctccatctgtctggatgtgttcactgatccagtcaccataccatgtggacacaacttctgcaaAAACTGTATCACTGAACACTGGAATACTAGTGACAGATGCCTGTGTCCCTTGTGTAAAGAGGTTTTCAACACAAGACCGGTTTTGAGGGTCAACACTTTGTTCTCTGAGATGGTTGTtcagttcagacagtcagctcaacagaaagCCAGCAGCTCAGACCAACAGGTTGCAAAACCAggagaagttccctgtgacgtctgcactggaaccaaactgaaggccctgaagtcctgcctggtgtgtctggtctcctactgtgagactcacctggagcctcatctGACAATGACAGGCCTGAAGagacatcagctgatcgacCCTGTGGAGAACCTGGAAGACAGGATGTGTACGAAGCACGATAAACCTCtggagctgttctgtaagaccgaccagacatgtgtctgcatgctctgcagtgttttagaCCACAAGATGCACGagtttgttcctctgaaagaagaatatgaaggaaagaaggtCGAGCTGGAGAAGACAGAGGCTGAAATTCAGCAGATGATAATGAAGAGACGACTGAAGATTCAGGAGATCAAACACTCAGTCGacctcagtgaggaagatgcagacagagagaaagcagaaggTGTTCAGGTCTTCACTGCTCTGAAGGAGTCTGTTGAGAGAAGACTGAATGAACTCATCAAAACGAtagaagagaagcagaaaacGACAAAGAAACAGGCTGAAGACGTCATCAGagagctggaacaggaaatctCTGATCTGATGAAGAGAAGCACTGAGGTGGAgaagctctccctctctgaagaccacctccaccttctccaaAGCTTCCCGTCCCTAAACTTCCACCATCCATCACCCACCAAGGACTGGACAAAGGTCAGTGTTCCTCCAGCATCATATGAGGGGAATGTGGTGAAAGCTGTGGTTCAGCTGGAGGAGACACTCagtgaagagatgaagaagcTGGTTGTTGAAGCTGAGCTGAAGAGGGTCCAGAAGTATGCAGTGGATGTGACTCTTGATCCTGATACAGCTCATCCTaaactcatcctgtctgatgatggGAAACAAGTGCATCATGGTGATGTGAAGAAGAAACTCCCAAACAACCCAGAGAGATTTTCTGATTGtaattgtgttttaggaaagcaGAGTTTCTCTTCTGGCAGATTTTACTTTGAGATTGAAGTCAAAGGAAAGACTGAGTGGGATTTAGGAGTGGCCAGAGAGTCGATCAACAGGAAGGGACAAATCACACTGAGCCCTGAAGATGGTTACTGGGCTATATGGTTGAGAAATGGAAATGAGTATGAAGCTCTTGATGACCCTTCAGTTCTTCTCTCCCTGAAGTCTCGGCCTCagaaggtgggggtgtttgtggattatgaggagggtctggtctccttttatgacgtagatgctgcagctcttatctaCTCCTTCACTGACTGCTccttcactgagaaactctTCCCATACTTCTGTCCTTGTTATAATGATGGTGGTAAAAACTCTGCACCTCTGATCATCtgtcctgtcaatcaaactgccTGA